One genomic region from Antedon mediterranea chromosome 3, ecAntMedi1.1, whole genome shotgun sequence encodes:
- the LOC140043672 gene encoding uncharacterized protein, with amino-acid sequence MKQEPDKNEPFSCNDRVSKDMTRPRVHFRGTSEKRLSGNHKEVTEKVADEPKQKSECNAVWKPTDRDEENSPCRSPAGPSGDLYLQEQSLTKHGILPNISSGTKRTITSDTAITTKVKPRNSLLTQQRPPFVVGKHKQDPVPLSMKFGQNRAHSAFAPNVSNKFHQACFSQPQESILKSTLIKSRKKNLRMSTTENTNGENTVQKHDQHLSCIAEISKNNQSFMLFNDASTQSCFEKRKYFIEKHKQISRGILLDPLVENIIIKAENDEMVQGDLKKEKKNPCTELKDTERKTDSSYIKQVEMDSNNSRNDKVICQYKIKTKTSKHISSEENKMEIKDEVIENTDLLPQNDFNINNQPLQHSDLILEKLTFNVDYCNDKERFLTTDDQIEGEKESNTTMEVDKEHELPIEVVNNCEISDKQPDVLPNCEIDIQHENRKIEVSEEIETTDQCAEMEETEPAATVLAINYSANDTPKCNDALTTFSANQELNIDDKEDKVETTTGSSAEQICDIENDESVDVIQRFAISHNPIGRVKGNTAFDHAFDKLLTLEYYGNLLARLSKHSQIRLIEALNLVSRNDRVYNAALKSEASVELDKALDVFLGQFANSLMSYYNVAASEANASTFYKWFSQAENEMAADLTEAGDANDNF; translated from the exons ATGAAGCAAGAACCAGACAAGAATGAACCA TTTAGCTGCAACGACCGAGTTTCAAAGGATATGACTCGACCGAGAGTACATTTCCGTGGAACCAGTGAGAAAAGGCTATCAGGAAATCACAAAGAGGTCACAGAAAAGGTTGCTGATGAACCCAAACAGAAAAGTGAGTGTAACGCAGTTTGGAAACCAACGGATCGAGATGAAGAAAACAGTCCATGTAGATCACCAGCTGGTCCCTCTGGCGATTTGTACCTTCAGGAACAATCATTAACTAAACATGGAATTTTGCCCAATATATCAAGTGGGACCAAACGAACCATTACTTCAGATACAGCAATAACAACCAAGGTAAAACCTAGGAACTCTCTTCTAACACAACAAAGACCACCCTTTGTTGTTGGAAAACACAAACAGGATCCTGTACCATTGTCAATGAAGTTTGGTCAAAATCGAGCACACTCAGCTTTTGCTCCAAATGTCAGTAATAAGTTTCATCAAGCTTGCTTTTCCCAACCTCAAGAATCTATACTTAAATCAACTTTGATAAAATctcgaaaaaaaaatttgcgAATGTCTACAACAGAAAACACAAATGGAGAAAATACTGTTCAAAAACATGATCAGCATTTGAGTTGCATCGCAGaaataagtaaaaataatcaatcCTTTATGTTATTCAATGATGCTTCCACACAATCATGCTTTGAAAAACgcaaatattttattgaaaagCACAAACAGATATCACGTGGTATTTTGTTAGACCCATTGGTTGAAAACATTATCATTAAAGCTGAAAACGACGAAATGGTACAAGGTGATTtgaaaaaagagaaaaagaatCCTTGCACCGAATTAAAAGATACAGAGAGAAAGACTGATTCAAGCTACATCAAACAAGTTGAAATGGATAGCAATAATTCCCGTAATGATAAAGTGATATGTCAGTataaaataaagacaaaaacaagtaaacaTATTTCAAGTGAAGAGAATAAGATGGAAATAAAAGATGAGGTAATAGAAAATACAGATTTGTTGCCGCAAAATgatttcaatataaataatCAACCTTTACAACATAGTGATCTAATTTTGGAAAAATTAACGTTTAATGTAGATTATTGTAATGACAAAGAACGCTTCCTGACAACAGATGATCAGATAGAGGGTGAGAAAGAATCTAACACGACGATGGAAGTAGATAAAGAACACGAACTACCGATTGAAGTTGTCAATAATTGTGAAATATCTGATAAGCAACCCGATGTCTTACCTAATTGCGAAATTGATATCCAACATGAAAATAGAAAAATTGAAGTTAGTGAAGAAATTGAAACCACTGATCAGTGTGCCGAAATGGAGGAAACAGAACCTGCAGCAACTGTCTTGGCTATAAACTACTCTGCTAATGATACTCCAAAATGTAATGATGCCCTCACCACTTTTTCTGCTAATCAAGAATTGAACATTGATGATAAAGAAGATAAAGTAGAAACCACAACCGGCAGTAGTGCTGAACAAATATGTGACATTGAAAATGATGAATCTGTGGATGTTATTCAAAGATTTGCAATTAGTCACAACCCAATCGGCCGTGTAAAGGGTAATACGGCATTTGATCATGCGTTTGACAAGCTGTTGACTCTTGAATATTACGGAAATCTTTTGGCAAGGTTGTCGAAACATTCTCAAATTCGACTCATTGAAGCTTTGAATCTAGTAAGCCGGAATGACCGAGTGTACAATGCTGCGCTAAAGAGCGAAGCGTCAGTGGAACTAGACAAAGCACTTGACGTGTTCTTAGGTCAATTTGCAAACTCACTCATGTCATATTATAATGTAGCTGCATCTGAAGCTAATGCTTCTACCTTTTATAAGTGGTTCAGTCAAGCTGAGAATGAAATGGCAGCTGATCTTACTGAAGCAGGAGACGCCAACGACAACTTTTAG